ACAGGTTAATTGTTTCCTGAAGGCGAACAAAATTTCGCGTTCGATGCTTTCGGTCGCCGGTCGCATGGAATTGTAGCAATTTTTCCATCTCGCCCTTTCCCACGAACCGCGAATGCGCGAAACAATCGTGCGATGGTTGACTCGCGCGAATTGGTGAATGGATCGGCCCTTTTTTGCGGATATCCCGCGCTGTTCCGCACCTTGTGACGTTGCGTCGGATTTCGCGTAATCGCCGCCGCGGTGACACGTCTAGGACGAATGGCCGTGTTCACGCATTGTATCATTTTGAAACCTTGCGTGAGGCGGTTGTCCGAATTCCGGCGAATTGATGCCACGCGATTGCCATAATTCCGCCGAATCGCGGCAGGATTGGGGCGGATCTCCGCCGAAAGCAGCCCGGGCCGCGCTTTGCGGGCTTGGTTGCGTGGCACGGTGGGGGCGGATATGCCATCGCTCAGTTCCATGACCCGAGGCCGACCATGACGATACACCTGCATCAGCGCGATCTCCCCGCCGGGCTCGATCTCGGGCCGGCCGTGGCGATCGATTGCGAGACCATGGGCCTCGACCCGCAGCGCGACCGGCTGTGCGTGGTGCAGCTGTCGTCCGGCGACGGCGATGCGCATCTGGTGCAGATCGCGCGCGGTCAGACCGAGGCTCCGAACCTGACCCGGCTGCTGACCGACCCGTCGGTCCTCAAGCTGTTCCATTTCGGCCGGTTCGACATCGCCGCGCTCTACCACGCCTTCGGCGCGCTGGCTGCGCCGGTCTACTGCACCAAGATCGCCAGCCGGCTGGTCCGCACCTATACCGACCGCCACGGGCTCAAGGTGCTGACCAGCGAATTGCTGGGCGTCGACATTTCCAAGCAGCAGCAGTCCAGCGATTGGGGGGCCGAGACGCTGACCGAGGCGCAAAAGGAATACGCGGCCTCGGACGTTCTGTATCTGCACCGGCTGCGCATGGCGCTGGACGCCATGCTGGCGCGCGAAGGCCGGACCGACCTGGCGCAGGCCTGCTTCGATTTCCTGCCGGTGCGCGCGCAGCTCGACCTGGCCGGCTGGCCCGAAACCGACATCTTCGCGCATGCCTGACAGCGGGACATCCTGAGCCATGGCGCGTGCCGAAGGGGCCTATTCCAGCTTCATCGCCTGGCTCAAGATCCTGCTGCCGATCGCCGCTCTGGCTCTGTTGTCGACGATCTTTCTGTTTTCCCGCAGCACCGAGCCGGTGTTCAACGTGCCCTTCGCCAGTCAGCTCGAACTGGGTGAAACCGCGCAGGAACAGGTCAGGGCACCATATTTCGCGGGTACGACGCAGCGCGGCGACGTGGTGACGATGACCGCAGAAAGCGCGCGCCCCGTGGACGCCAGGACAATCGAAGCCGATGCCCTGTCGGCCCGGATGGTCCTGGCGGACGGCAGCACCATCGACCTGCGCGCCGACAAGGCCACATTGCGCAACGACAGCCAGAACATACGCCTGCAAGGCGGCGTCGAGGTCGTCAGCAGCACCGGCTACGTGATCGCCACCGAAACGCTGGTCACCGCCATCGACCGGATACACGGCGAAAGCGAAGGGCCGGTGACCGCCACCGGCCCGGCGGGCACGCTGGAAGCCGGGCGCATGGTCATCACCGCCGAAGACGGCGACGCTGACGTGCATTTGCTTTTCACCGAAGGCGTAAAGCTGGTATACGACCCGCAAGATCAAGAGTGACCTTTCGATGACCCGCACCATTTCGCTTGCCTTCGCGCTTTGCGCGTGCACCTCGCTTGCCACGGCACAGGGCGCCCAGGTCGCCTTCGGCACGATGCAGCAGGACACCAGCGCCCCGGTCGAGGTCGTCGCCGACAGCCTGTCGGTCAATCAGAAGGACGGCACCGCGCTCTATTCCGGCAACGTGGTGATCGCGCAGGGCGACATGCGGCTGGCCGCGCCGCGGGTGCTGATCGTCTACGCCGAAGAGGCCGGTCGCATCGAACGGATGGAAGCCACCGGCGGCGTGACCCTGGTCAGCGGCGAAGAGGCGGCCGAAGCCGAGCGTGCCGATTACGACATCGACGACGGCATCGTGGTGATGTCGGGCAACGTGCTCTTGACGCAGGGCGGCAACGCGCTGACGGCGGAACGCATGAATGTCGACCTGGAAAACGGCACGGCGCAGATGTCGGGTCGCGTGCGCACCGTGCTCCAGCCGCAGGACGATGCCGCGCCGGGTGGAAACCGCTGATGGTCCGCCCCCAGCTCAGCGTCACCGAAGGCAGCAGCGGCCTGCGCGTCACCCATCTGCGCAAAAGCTATCGCAAGCGCGTGGTCATCCGCGACGTCACCATGACGCTTGACCGCGGCGAGGTCGTGGCGCTTCTGGGCCCGAACGGGTCGGGCAAGACGACGTCGTTCTACGCCATCGCCGGCCTGGTGAACCCCGATGCCGGCCAAGTCACGATCGACGGCCGCGACGCCACCTTTCTGCCGATGTATCGCCGCGCCCGCCTGGGCATCGGGTACCTGCCGCAGGAAATGTCGATCTTCCGCGGTCTCACGGTCGAGGACAACATCGCCGCGGTGCTGGACATCGCGGTGTCCGACCTGCACCGCCGGCGCGAGCGGCTGGAGGAACTGCTGGGCGAGTTTTCCATCGAACACCTGCGCCGCGCCCCGGCGCTGGCCCTGTCGGGCGGGGAAAGACGCCGCGTGGAAATCGCCCGCTGTCTCGCGGCCGACCCGAAATACCTGTTGCTGGACGAACCCTTCGCGGGTGTCGATCCGATCAGCGTGGGCGATATCCGCCACCTTGTGGCCGATCTCAAGACCCGCGGGATCGGCGTTCTGATCACCGATCACAACGTCCGCGAGACGCTGGAAATCGTCGACCGCGCCTATATCCTGCATGACGGCCAGGTGCTGATGTCCGGCACCCCGGACGAGGTGGTGCGCAACGAAAACGTGCGCCGCGTCTACCTCGGGGACAACTTCCGCATCGGCTGACGCGGATCGGCGTCAATCCTTTCCTGTTTTCCGCGCGGCGCGGCGCCGGTTTCAATTGACAGCATCCCGCCGCTTTCATCAAATAAAGCCATGACGCTCTGCTCTACCGCAGTTCACAGTGCGATTCCCCGCCGTTGGAGGGTTTTTGCGGCGAACGGTCAGACAGACATGTCATTCCCCATCCGGTAAACCAGACAGAAAAGGGTGCAGACCCTTCGTGGTGCCGGGCCATAACAAGAGAAGGATACACCATGCGCTACCAGATCACGGGAAAGCACATCGACATCGGCGAGGCGCTGCAGAGTCACGTGAAGACCGAACTGGGCGAAATGATGAGCAAGTACGCCGGCCGTCCGACCGACGCGACCGTCGTTTTTTCCAAAAGCGCGCATGAATATGTCTGCGAGACCATCGTGCACCTGTCGACCGGGCTGACCGCGTCGGCCAAGGCGCATGCCACCGAGATCTACGCCGCGTTCGAAAGCTGCTGCGAGAAGATGGACAAGCAGTTGCGCCGCTACAAGCGCCGGTTGAAAGACCACCACAAGGAGCGCGTCGAACCGGTTGAAATCACGCAGGGCGCTTCGTATATCCTCGCCGGAGATTCGACGGAAGAGTCCGAACCGGATACGCTTCAACCGATCATCGTGGCCGAGATGGAAACCAAGATCCCCTCGCTCACCGTCGGCGAAGCCGTGATGCAGATGGAGTTGGCAGGCGCACCTGTGCTGGTGTTCCGCAACGAGAAAAAGGACGGTGTGAACGTCGTGTACCGCCGTGAAGACGGCAATATCGGCTGGATCGATCCATAACCTTCCGCGCGAACCGCGCGGTGTGTGAGCAGTAGGCAACGAATGAAGTTTCTGGACATTCTCAAGCCCGAGGCCGTCAAGGTTCTATCGGCCGTATCCAGCAAGAAACGGCTGATGCACGATATTGCCGAACTGGCCGAGGACGCCTACGGGATCACGGCGGAAACCACCGTGGATGCATTGCTCGAACGGGAATCGCTGGGGCCGACCGGTGTCGGTCACGGCGTCGCCCTGCCGCATGCCCGGCTGGCGGACCTGCAGGAAGTCGTGGGCGTGTTCATCCTGCTGGAAAAACCCATCGATTTCGATGCGGTTGACCGGCAACCGGTGGACGTGGTCTTTGCGCTGTTCGCGCCCGAGGATGCCGGCGTCGAACACCTCAAGGCGCTGGCCCTGGTGTCGCGCAACCTGCGCGACGCATCGCTGTGCGCCAAGTTGCGCGCCAATCACGACCCGGCGACGCTGTTCACCATCCTGACCGAAACCGAATCCGTGCGCGCCGCCTGATACGCGGCCCGGACGGATCGGCAGCGAAAGCCCCGTGCAATCGCAGGGCTTTTTCCTGTACGAGTCCTTTGCGATTCACGCCCAGTCGTCGAAACCGAACATCAGGTAATCCCTGCCATAGGCGTCGCGGGCCAGTTTCTCGATCCGATCGTCATAAATCTGGGCCAGGGCATGGGGCGCGGCGATGGGCAACGGTTCGGGATCGGCCGGAGCAGGGTGGCCCACCTGCATGGCCAGTGGCGGCAGATAGGTGGCCATCTCGTCCTCGCGCACGATCATGTCGGGCAGGGTGAATTCGGCAAAGCCCTCGAGAACCTGCGCCTGGCTGGCCCAATGGCCGTCGACCCGCACGCCGGTCTGGTTCGACAGGTTGGCCTTGAGAAAGGCCAGGAACCCCGTGAAAGCCTCGCGATGCGCCGACAGGTCATAGCCGTCGTCCAGGTCGCCCTCGGGGATCGGCAGGTTGTGGGCGCGGCGCAGCGTCTTGCGGATGCCGGCGAACGATCCCTTCCCGGTGCCCAGGATCTTGGTGCAGAACGCGTCATGGGCGCGGGCCACGGGATGCCGGATCACCGTGAACGACCGGTGCCCCGGGCGTTCGCGTTTCCACTGTTTCAACGAGGACTGGTTGAAATCGCGGGTCAGCGCGTCTTCGTCCACGCCGTCCAGCGCCGCCAGCCAGCCGCGCACCGCCGCCTCGGGTCCGGAACGGATCGGCAGGTACAGCAGCGGCGTCTGCGCGGCGGCCAGGTAGGTCGGCACGACCGCCCCGCGGCGCGGTTCGAAATTCGGCGTGCGCGTCAGGTTGAACCGGTCCAGCCGGGACAGCGCGCGGGCCATCTCGTCGGGGTTCGACACCTTTTCGGTGATCGGCTCGGGGTTCTGACGCTTGAGCGCGGAATTCAGGCTGTCCAGCTGCGACCGCGCACCCAGCCATCGCGCCAGCCCGTTCATCACCCCGACATCCTGCAGGTCTTCGTAGGCGACGTAAAAGGCGGTCTGCCCGCTGCGCTGCAATTCGTTCATCAGGAAAACCTGGAATTGCTGCAGCGCCGCCAGGTGTTCCTCGAATTCGCGGGCGTCGAAGCGCACCTTGGCATCCTTGCGCTTGGCGACATTGGTCAGCTTCCATTGCCCGGTGGCCTGCGCGATCTTCCAACTGACATAGCTGTCGGCAGGATTGCGGGTCAGGATGATCTTGGCGGTGCGCTCGTCCTCCAGGATGCGGGGCAGGATGCGCGGATCATGGTCGTGGAAGAACCGGAACCCGCCGATCCCGCCGGGCGTCGCCTTGCGGATCTGGCCCAGCAGGCGCGCCGGGTCGGCGTCGCGTTCGGCCTGGGTGACGCCCAGGATGTCCTCGGACGTGGGATAGCCGATGAAATGCGGGTTGAACGCCTCGCCATGGCAGGTGATGCCGTCAAAGGCGTTCAGGTTCGCCTCGAGAAAATTCGACCCGGTGCGCATCTCAGCGAAGACGACGAAAAGATCGAAACGGTCGGACATCGCGGCTCAGTTCTTGACCAGATAGGGTTTTCGGGGCCGGCCGTTCTGCGCCGGCGGTATCGGATCGACCGGGAAATCACCCATCAGGTAGGGATGCATCCCCTGGTTCTTGAGGTTCTGCAGGAACTGGCCGAACCCGGTCAGGTCCTCCAGTCTGGGGGCCTCGGCCAGGCGGCGCAGGCTCTTCTGGCCGATCTCGTCGATGATGACCTGCAGCGGTTCCATGGGGGATTCGATGAATTCGGCCATTGTCCAGATGCGGATCCGTGCCTTGGTGTCGGGCGACCGCAACTCGTCCAGCATCCGGCTCTCGATCTTCTGCAGCAGTGCCGCCTCGGCGCGGATATCGGCAAAATTGGCGTTCGACTTGAACAGCGGCACCGCCCAGGCGCCCGAGATCACGCTGATCTGCGCGTTGGGGTCGCGCGACATGTGCCAGTTGATCGACGTGGTGTCGCGCGGCCCGTACTGGAAACATTGCCGTTCGCCGCGGGTGTTCCACAACAGGTTGGTCAGAAACGCCTTGGGGTTGGCGTCGCGCAGCTTGGCGTTGTCGGACAACGCGCCGTTCAGCACGGTCTGCCCGCCCGCGAACTCGGCCCGGCCCGGCGCGAAGAGATGGCCGTGCACCTGCGCACCGGTGGCCCGCGTCAGCCAGTCCTCGAAATTCGCGAACAGCTCGGTGAAGCCCTGAAAGACCGAATACTTGCCCGCCGTCACCCCGTTTTCCCAGCCCCAGTTGGGAAAACGGCTTTGCATGTACAGCCCCGATCTGCCCCGGGTCCGGCGTTCGACCGCCTTGGCGAAGATCCGGTCGATCTTGCCGGGGTTCGGCTCCTGCCCGTTCTCGGCGCCGATCTCGTCGCTCAGGAAATGCGTGTAAAGCCGTTCCGCATACGGCCAGATCTTGCGCGCGACGAAACAATCCGACCGGCGCAGCAATTGCAGATGGTCGTCGTAGAAGATGTGCGGCTTGCCCTGGAAGTCGAACTTGGACAGGGTCAGCGACCGGCTTTCGATATTGGTCGAATACAGCCGCGCCAGGGTCTGGAAATAGCTTTCGTCGGGGATCCAGACCTGCCGGAAATAGCGGTCATGCGCCCGGCGGTTGGGATCCTGCAGGATCGCCGAAAGGGTCTGCCGGGTCAGGCACCACCACTGGCTGCCCATATGCGGCACCACGCCCCCGGGGATCTTGCGCCGAATGCCCAGGCGGCGCTGCATGTCGACGAACTTGTCGAACAGGTAGCGGTGCTTGCGCCACGAGAACGGGAAATACAGCGTGAACCGTTCGCGATCCAGACCGCCCACCGTCCAGGGCACGTCCGCGGTGGTGGCGCTTTCGATGAAATCGGTGCGCGGCCGGTCATCCAGATAGGCGATCAGGTCTTCGACCGGACGCAGGGGCAGGCAGGCGCCCGAGGCCAGATAGACATGGCGGACATCCGGGAATTTCTCGAGCATCAGCTCCGACGCGTCCTGGCTGGCGGCGACCAGCCCCCAGGTGCCCCATTCGCAGCGGTGGCGGCGCGAGAACAGCAGGTCCGGCACGTCGCCCAGCCTGCGCACGAAATCCGCGTAAACCGGTTTGGGGACGTTCCTGTCGACATGGATCACCACCGGACAGCCGGCCTTGGACCAGTGCCGCGCCACCTGCTCGGCCCGGCCAAGCGCGGTATGCACCAGCATGATGATGCCCAGGCTCATGCCCAGTTCCCCTTGGACATCAGTCCCAGGATTTCCAGTTGCCGCCAGTTGATGAATTTCTCCGACCACTTGCACCACAGGTCGGGGTTGTCCTTGATGCCCTGCGCATAGGCCAGGTATTCCTTGGATCCGGCGTAATGCTGCTTGCGCTCCAGCTCCTCCTGCGCCTTGACGCTGAAGGTGTCCAGGAACTTGGTATGCAGCAGCAGGCCGCTGGCCTTTTCGCCGCCCCATTCGTCATAGACCAGGTTCAGCCCGCGCGGCAGCAGGTTGTGGGTCGAGCTGACATAGGTATAGCGCCGGTCCCATTTCACCAGCGGGATCTTGTTCAGCGCCGGCGCCGCCTCGGGAAGATCGGTAAAGAACATCCGCGCCCGCGGCCCGCCCTGGATCCACAGGTTGCCGAAGCGCGGGTTCTTCTGGATCGTGTAGTTGCCGGCATCGAACCACGACGCGATTTCCAGCGGGTTCTGTCCGGCCCGGTAGGGCTGCGCATCGATCCGCCCCTTGGGGTACATGTCCAGCAGCATCGCGCTGAACGACTTGATCGAACTGGCATCCAGCCAGTCGGTCAGCGCGCGCAGGGGGCGGGTATCGCAGAACGGGTACAGGAACAGTTCGTCGGGATCGACGGTCAGGCACCAATGGCCATGGCCGTGTTTGCGCAGCAGCCAGTTCATCCAGTCCATGCCGAACCGCGCGCGCTTGTAGCTTGCCGTGGTGGTCCAGACCGACACGTCGGGTTGGCGAGCCAGGTAGTCCAGCGATCCGTCGGTGCTGTCGTTGTCGACAAAGAAGAAGTGGTTGACGCCCATGTCCCGGTAGAATTTCAGGAAATAGGGCAGGCGGACGCCTTCGTTCCGCTGCGTCGAAAACACCAGCAGGTCCGAGGGCCGGACCTTTTCCGTGCGCAGGGCGACCGGATGCAGGTTGCGGCGCTTGCGCAGCGCGCGGATGCGCCACCGCTTGCGCTGAAGCCTCAGCCGGTATGACTGCCAAACGCCCAATCGTGCCCCTCTTGACCGGCGTACCGGTCCAAACCGTTATCGCGGCTATCAGATCAGCGTTAACACGGTGTTGAAGTGCGCGTCCCAGCCGGGTGCCCGAAACCTTGGTGCCGTGCCGCTCTTCCGCCCTTCGCGATGATCGTCAACCAGTCGTTTTATCGTTGTCAGCCAAAGATAGCGGTCCGATACATCAGCGTAAACGGGAATATCTCCCACGATCTCTCGATAGACCTCCAGATCGTTGCACAAAACCGGCACTTCCAGCGCCGCCGCCTCGGCAGGGGGAAAGCCGTAGCCCTCGGCCAGGCTGGGATGCAGCAGACCGGCCGATTCCCGCAAAAGGCCGAAAACATCCATATCCGGGAGGCCGGTCAATTCGTGGATCCGAGGATGGCCGCGGTCCAGCGCGGCAAAGACCGCCGCGTTGTTCCAGCCGCGGTTGC
This sequence is a window from Thalassococcus arenae. Protein-coding genes within it:
- a CDS encoding nodulation protein NodH; this encodes MSDRFDLFVVFAEMRTGSNFLEANLNAFDGITCHGEAFNPHFIGYPTSEDILGVTQAERDADPARLLGQIRKATPGGIGGFRFFHDHDPRILPRILEDERTAKIILTRNPADSYVSWKIAQATGQWKLTNVAKRKDAKVRFDAREFEEHLAALQQFQVFLMNELQRSGQTAFYVAYEDLQDVGVMNGLARWLGARSQLDSLNSALKRQNPEPITEKVSNPDEMARALSRLDRFNLTRTPNFEPRRGAVVPTYLAAAQTPLLYLPIRSGPEAAVRGWLAALDGVDEDALTRDFNQSSLKQWKRERPGHRSFTVIRHPVARAHDAFCTKILGTGKGSFAGIRKTLRRAHNLPIPEGDLDDGYDLSAHREAFTGFLAFLKANLSNQTGVRVDGHWASQAQVLEGFAEFTLPDMIVREDEMATYLPPLAMQVGHPAPADPEPLPIAAPHALAQIYDDRIEKLARDAYGRDYLMFGFDDWA
- a CDS encoding PTS sugar transporter subunit IIA; amino-acid sequence: MKFLDILKPEAVKVLSAVSSKKRLMHDIAELAEDAYGITAETTVDALLERESLGPTGVGHGVALPHARLADLQEVVGVFILLEKPIDFDAVDRQPVDVVFALFAPEDAGVEHLKALALVSRNLRDASLCAKLRANHDPATLFTILTETESVRAA
- the lptB gene encoding LPS export ABC transporter ATP-binding protein, which translates into the protein MVRPQLSVTEGSSGLRVTHLRKSYRKRVVIRDVTMTLDRGEVVALLGPNGSGKTTSFYAIAGLVNPDAGQVTIDGRDATFLPMYRRARLGIGYLPQEMSIFRGLTVEDNIAAVLDIAVSDLHRRRERLEELLGEFSIEHLRRAPALALSGGERRRVEIARCLAADPKYLLLDEPFAGVDPISVGDIRHLVADLKTRGIGVLITDHNVRETLEIVDRAYILHDGQVLMSGTPDEVVRNENVRRVYLGDNFRIG
- the lptA gene encoding lipopolysaccharide transport periplasmic protein LptA, yielding MTRTISLAFALCACTSLATAQGAQVAFGTMQQDTSAPVEVVADSLSVNQKDGTALYSGNVVIAQGDMRLAAPRVLIVYAEEAGRIERMEATGGVTLVSGEEAAEAERADYDIDDGIVVMSGNVLLTQGGNALTAERMNVDLENGTAQMSGRVRTVLQPQDDAAPGGNR
- a CDS encoding ribonuclease D, yielding MTIHLHQRDLPAGLDLGPAVAIDCETMGLDPQRDRLCVVQLSSGDGDAHLVQIARGQTEAPNLTRLLTDPSVLKLFHFGRFDIAALYHAFGALAAPVYCTKIASRLVRTYTDRHGLKVLTSELLGVDISKQQQSSDWGAETLTEAQKEYAASDVLYLHRLRMALDAMLAREGRTDLAQACFDFLPVRAQLDLAGWPETDIFAHA
- the lptC gene encoding LPS export ABC transporter periplasmic protein LptC; the encoded protein is MARAEGAYSSFIAWLKILLPIAALALLSTIFLFSRSTEPVFNVPFASQLELGETAQEQVRAPYFAGTTQRGDVVTMTAESARPVDARTIEADALSARMVLADGSTIDLRADKATLRNDSQNIRLQGGVEVVSSTGYVIATETLVTAIDRIHGESEGPVTATGPAGTLEAGRMVITAEDGDADVHLLFTEGVKLVYDPQDQE
- a CDS encoding glycosyltransferase family 2 protein produces the protein MGVWQSYRLRLQRKRWRIRALRKRRNLHPVALRTEKVRPSDLLVFSTQRNEGVRLPYFLKFYRDMGVNHFFFVDNDSTDGSLDYLARQPDVSVWTTTASYKRARFGMDWMNWLLRKHGHGHWCLTVDPDELFLYPFCDTRPLRALTDWLDASSIKSFSAMLLDMYPKGRIDAQPYRAGQNPLEIASWFDAGNYTIQKNPRFGNLWIQGGPRARMFFTDLPEAAPALNKIPLVKWDRRYTYVSSTHNLLPRGLNLVYDEWGGEKASGLLLHTKFLDTFSVKAQEELERKQHYAGSKEYLAYAQGIKDNPDLWCKWSEKFINWRQLEILGLMSKGNWA
- the hpf gene encoding ribosome hibernation-promoting factor, HPF/YfiA family, yielding MRYQITGKHIDIGEALQSHVKTELGEMMSKYAGRPTDATVVFSKSAHEYVCETIVHLSTGLTASAKAHATEIYAAFESCCEKMDKQLRRYKRRLKDHHKERVEPVEITQGASYILAGDSTEESEPDTLQPIIVAEMETKIPSLTVGEAVMQMELAGAPVLVFRNEKKDGVNVVYRREDGNIGWIDP
- a CDS encoding beta-1,6-N-acetylglucosaminyltransferase; amino-acid sequence: MSLGIIMLVHTALGRAEQVARHWSKAGCPVVIHVDRNVPKPVYADFVRRLGDVPDLLFSRRHRCEWGTWGLVAASQDASELMLEKFPDVRHVYLASGACLPLRPVEDLIAYLDDRPRTDFIESATTADVPWTVGGLDRERFTLYFPFSWRKHRYLFDKFVDMQRRLGIRRKIPGGVVPHMGSQWWCLTRQTLSAILQDPNRRAHDRYFRQVWIPDESYFQTLARLYSTNIESRSLTLSKFDFQGKPHIFYDDHLQLLRRSDCFVARKIWPYAERLYTHFLSDEIGAENGQEPNPGKIDRIFAKAVERRTRGRSGLYMQSRFPNWGWENGVTAGKYSVFQGFTELFANFEDWLTRATGAQVHGHLFAPGRAEFAGGQTVLNGALSDNAKLRDANPKAFLTNLLWNTRGERQCFQYGPRDTTSINWHMSRDPNAQISVISGAWAVPLFKSNANFADIRAEAALLQKIESRMLDELRSPDTKARIRIWTMAEFIESPMEPLQVIIDEIGQKSLRRLAEAPRLEDLTGFGQFLQNLKNQGMHPYLMGDFPVDPIPPAQNGRPRKPYLVKN